Proteins found in one Zea mays cultivar B73 chromosome 1, Zm-B73-REFERENCE-NAM-5.0, whole genome shotgun sequence genomic segment:
- the LOC103632187 gene encoding uncharacterized protein, protein MWTQTSSGRILGPSGQPPWGLFTASRTESASATQHFQQQGRKANRQQSKWPRTAHVQSLRVSGCRHPPPSGADPVSAIHQASSEYGAGLPSSEQQALRTVEHRAAKQRAEGSDHRATESRVFSGGEKALKNFPKMDRETKLYIDRVDTCRSGGISWAEMTTI, encoded by the exons ATGTGGACCCAAACATCCAGTGGACGCATCCTAGGTCCCAGCGGCCAGCCTCCTTGGGGCTTGTTCACTGCTTCACGGACGGAGTCTGCGTCAGCGACTCAGCACTTTCAGCAGCAAGGCCGCAAGGCCAACAGACAGCAGTCCAAGTGGCCCAGGACTGCTCACGTACAGAGTCTCAGAGTCTCG GGCTGCAGGCATCCACCTCCATCAGGCGCTGACCCAGTTTCCGCCATCCACCAGGCGTCCTCAGAATACGGTGCAGGGCTGCCGAGCAGCGAGCAGCAAGCACTGAGGACCGTCGAGCACCGAGCAGCCAAGCAGCGAGCAGAGGGCAGCGACCATCGAGCAACCGAGTCGCGAGTCTTCTCTG GGGGTGAAAAGGCGCTCAAGAACTTTCCGAAAATGGACAG GGAGACAAAACTATATATCGATCGTGTGGACACCTGTCGATCCGGTGGAATAAGTTGGGCAGAGATGACAACAATATAA